From Burkholderiales bacterium, the proteins below share one genomic window:
- a CDS encoding flavin prenyltransferase UbiX, which yields MNPAKTVTLAFTGASGMPYGLRLLECLLQSGANIYLLYSQAAQIVAQQEMSLALPSKSKEAETFLRDKYRASPGQLQVLGREEWFAPIASGSNPGTAMVICPCSMGTLAAVAAGLSENLIQRAADVMLKERHTLILVPRETPLSGVHLENMLKLARSGAVILPANPGFYHRPAGVQDLVDFVVARILDHLGIAQNLVPRWGAGD from the coding sequence ATGAATCCTGCTAAAACCGTTACTCTGGCGTTCACCGGCGCTTCCGGCATGCCGTATGGATTGCGCCTTCTGGAGTGCCTGCTACAAAGCGGCGCGAATATTTACCTGCTGTACTCTCAGGCGGCACAAATCGTGGCACAGCAGGAGATGAGCCTGGCATTGCCCTCCAAATCCAAAGAGGCCGAGACTTTCTTGCGCGATAAGTATCGCGCCAGCCCCGGACAGCTGCAGGTGTTGGGGCGCGAGGAGTGGTTTGCGCCGATCGCATCCGGCTCCAATCCCGGTACCGCCATGGTAATCTGCCCGTGCAGCATGGGGACGCTCGCAGCGGTCGCCGCGGGTCTGAGCGAAAACCTGATACAACGTGCGGCGGACGTCATGCTTAAAGAACGCCATACGCTGATATTGGTGCCGCGCGAGACCCCTCTTTCCGGCGTGCATCTCGAGAACATGTTGAAGCTCGCGCGCAGCGGGGCCGTAATTCTGCCCGCGAATCCCGGCTTTTACCACCGTCCGGCAGGCGTTCAAGACCTTGTTGACTTCGTGGTTGCGAGAATACTGGATCACCTCGGCATCGCCCAGAATTTAGTGCCGCGGTGGGGCGCCGGCGACTGA
- the hprK gene encoding HPr(Ser) kinase/phosphatase, whose translation MPQVSAAQLFQDNCDRLLLSWIAGDKNRSLSSDDISRSSKGVVGHLNFIHPNWVQVLDSAELQYLSKLDPPSLDRALESLSANPPFCFIIAGNAAVPPTVQALAEEKRIPLIRSAQSSLQLMNVLRVYLSKELAESTNLHGVFLDVLGMGVLLTGESGVGKSELALELISRGHGLVADDSVELYHIAPETLEGRCPPLLKDYLEVRGLGVLNIRTIFGETAVRPKMNLKLITHLERPKGSHIPGLERLPLGASSENVLGVKIRKVTIPVAEGRNLAVLVEAAVRNYILQLRGIDSTKEFIQRHEQMMDKPPDGKQ comes from the coding sequence ATGCCCCAAGTGAGCGCGGCTCAGCTGTTTCAGGATAACTGCGACAGGTTGCTGCTTTCCTGGATCGCCGGGGATAAAAACCGGAGCCTGAGCAGCGACGACATTAGCCGCTCGTCCAAAGGAGTGGTCGGCCATCTCAATTTCATCCATCCCAACTGGGTGCAGGTACTGGACAGTGCTGAACTCCAATATCTGAGCAAGCTTGATCCGCCTTCCTTGGACCGAGCTTTAGAAAGCCTGTCCGCCAACCCGCCGTTTTGCTTCATTATCGCCGGCAATGCCGCAGTGCCGCCCACCGTGCAAGCGCTTGCTGAAGAGAAACGAATACCACTCATTCGTTCCGCCCAGTCCAGCCTGCAATTGATGAACGTTCTGCGGGTATATCTCTCCAAAGAACTGGCGGAATCTACCAATCTCCACGGCGTGTTTCTCGACGTGTTGGGTATGGGCGTGTTGCTGACCGGAGAAAGCGGCGTTGGAAAAAGCGAGCTCGCGCTGGAACTCATCAGCCGCGGGCACGGCTTGGTTGCGGATGACAGCGTGGAGCTTTACCACATAGCACCGGAAACGCTTGAAGGCCGTTGCCCGCCACTCCTTAAAGATTATCTTGAAGTGCGCGGGCTTGGCGTGTTGAACATCCGGACCATTTTCGGTGAAACCGCGGTGCGTCCGAAAATGAACCTGAAACTTATCACACATCTAGAACGACCAAAGGGATCCCATATTCCTGGACTGGAACGGTTGCCGCTCGGTGCCAGTTCCGAGAACGTGCTGGGCGTAAAAATTCGCAAGGTGACCATTCCTGTGGCGGAAGGCCGTAACCTGGCGGTGCTGGTAGAAGCCGCGGTACGTAACTATATCTTGCAGCTGCGGGGTATAGACAGCACCAAGGAATTCATCCAGCGCCACGAACAAATGATGGACAAGCCGCCGGACGGCAAGCAATGA
- a CDS encoding LON peptidase substrate-binding domain-containing protein, which produces MVTRETLSIFPLGTVLFPGGVLPLKIFEQRYLDMTAICLRDNRPFGVCLIKEGNEVGAPAVPEATGCTASIIEWDMEQLGVLRVRTEGVQRFRIINWQVVKSCLISADVQMLPRDKQIPLFPELRECANVLKRVIEKMGTGHFRLPLKLDEPSWVGYRLAELLPLKLSEKQEILEIDDPITRMRFIRGFLAQQGLLD; this is translated from the coding sequence ATGGTGACGCGGGAAACCTTGTCGATTTTTCCGCTAGGTACGGTGCTATTCCCGGGCGGAGTACTCCCGCTCAAAATATTCGAGCAGCGCTATCTCGACATGACGGCCATCTGTTTGCGGGACAATCGGCCTTTCGGAGTATGCTTGATCAAGGAAGGAAACGAAGTCGGCGCGCCGGCTGTACCTGAGGCCACCGGCTGCACTGCGTCTATTATCGAATGGGATATGGAGCAGCTCGGCGTGCTGCGCGTCAGGACGGAAGGCGTGCAGCGTTTCCGCATCATCAACTGGCAGGTCGTAAAAAGCTGCCTTATCAGTGCCGACGTACAGATGCTTCCCAGGGATAAACAAATACCCCTTTTCCCCGAACTGCGCGAGTGCGCAAACGTGCTAAAGCGTGTTATCGAAAAAATGGGTACCGGGCATTTCCGATTGCCACTTAAACTGGATGAACCGTCCTGGGTGGGCTACCGGCTCGCCGAACTGCTGCCGCTTAAACTCAGCGAAAAACAAGAAATTCTCGAAATCGATGACCCGATTACCCGCATGCGGTTCATCCGCGGGTTCCTGGCGCAGCAAGGATTGCTGGATTAG
- the rapZ gene encoding RNase adapter RapZ codes for MQLILISGLSGSGKSIALNVLEDSGFYCVDNLPAKLLPDVTHFLQEAGYSRVAASIDVRSGATLNQLPRHVAELKRQGIDVRLLFLEAKNETLMKRFSETRRRHPLNDDTHTLSESIQLEREKLADIGDLAQHIDTSDLNPNALRGWIKDLININRSSLTLLFQSFGFKNGIPLDADMVFDVRCLPNPHYDPALRELTGNDAAVIEYLQNNKDVRGLLADIRLFIENWLPCYARDNRDHLTIAFGCTGGRHRSVYFAETLAEHFRPKNQVLVRHREL; via the coding sequence ATGCAGCTTATTCTGATCAGCGGCCTCTCCGGTTCAGGAAAAAGCATCGCCCTCAACGTTCTCGAAGATAGCGGATTTTACTGCGTCGACAATCTCCCGGCGAAGCTGTTACCCGATGTCACGCATTTCCTGCAGGAAGCAGGCTACTCGAGGGTTGCTGCAAGCATCGACGTCCGTAGCGGCGCAACCCTTAATCAGCTACCCCGGCATGTCGCGGAGCTGAAACGTCAAGGCATTGACGTGCGCTTGTTATTTCTCGAAGCGAAAAACGAAACTTTGATGAAGCGATTTTCCGAAACTCGCCGGCGCCATCCGTTAAACGACGATACGCACACGCTTTCGGAATCAATCCAACTGGAGCGCGAAAAGCTCGCCGACATCGGGGATTTGGCACAACACATTGACACCAGCGATCTCAACCCCAACGCGTTGCGCGGTTGGATCAAGGATTTGATCAATATAAATCGTTCGAGCTTGACATTGCTGTTCCAGTCGTTCGGCTTCAAAAACGGGATCCCGCTGGATGCGGATATGGTGTTTGATGTGCGCTGTCTGCCCAATCCGCATTACGACCCCGCGTTGCGCGAGCTGACAGGCAATGACGCGGCGGTAATCGAGTATTTGCAGAACAACAAAGATGTGCGCGGCCTGCTCGCCGACATCAGGCTGTTCATAGAAAACTGGCTGCCGTGCTACGCGCGCGACAACCGCGATCACCTAACCATTGCCTTCGGTTGTACCGGTGGGCGCCATCGTTCAGTGTATTTCGCGGAAACGCTTGCCGAGCATTTCCGCCCGAAAAATCAAGTGCTGGTCAGGCACCGGGAGCTCTGA
- a CDS encoding thiazole synthase, producing MDNLIIAGKSYTSRLLVGTGKYKNFAETRAAIEASGTQIVTVAIRRTNIGQNAKEPSLLDFIPPSRYTLLPNTAGCYSAEDAVRTLRLARELLDGHSLVKLEVLGDPHTLYPNVVETLSAAEKLVKEGFKVMVYTSDDPIVAKQLEETGCIGIMPLASLIGSGMGILNPYNLQIIIENAKVPVLVDAGVGTASDATVAMELGCDGVLMNTAIAAARDPVLMACAMKKAVEAGREAYLAGRMPKRLYSAVPSSPTKGIIAASGKNQAA from the coding sequence ATGGACAATTTAATAATCGCTGGCAAGTCCTATACGTCCCGCCTGCTCGTCGGCACCGGGAAGTATAAAAATTTTGCTGAGACGCGCGCCGCAATTGAGGCAAGCGGTACGCAAATTGTGACGGTGGCAATACGCCGTACCAACATCGGCCAGAACGCCAAGGAGCCCAGCCTACTTGATTTCATTCCGCCTTCCCGCTACACGCTTCTTCCGAACACCGCGGGCTGCTACAGCGCGGAAGACGCGGTGCGCACGCTGCGCCTTGCGCGCGAGTTGCTTGACGGCCACAGTCTCGTGAAGCTCGAAGTGCTGGGCGACCCGCACACGCTCTACCCGAACGTGGTTGAAACGCTGAGTGCCGCGGAAAAGCTGGTGAAAGAAGGCTTCAAGGTAATGGTTTACACTTCGGATGATCCAATTGTTGCCAAGCAGCTCGAGGAGACGGGTTGCATCGGAATTATGCCATTGGCCTCGTTGATCGGCTCGGGAATGGGAATCCTCAATCCGTATAATCTGCAAATTATCATTGAAAACGCCAAGGTGCCCGTGCTTGTGGACGCGGGGGTCGGCACCGCTTCGGATGCCACGGTTGCCATGGAGCTGGGCTGCGACGGCGTGCTGATGAATACCGCAATCGCCGCTGCGCGGGATCCCGTTCTGATGGCGTGTGCAATGAAAAAAGCCGTCGAAGCTGGACGCGAAGCGTATCTCGCGGGGCGCATGCCGAAGCGACTTTATAGCGCAGTGCCCAGCTCCCCAACCAAGGGCATAATCGCCGCCAGCGGCAAGAATCAAGCTGCGTAA
- a CDS encoding DegQ family serine endoprotease has translation MLGRVNKTKFLVIFLLSLAACTQPNQGQTRQVPPQVSSSSAPASAASLPDFTSLVQREGPAVVNISTTQTIHEQMGYGPMFNLPKDDPFYQFFHRFFPPTVPGPQEYQGHSLGSGFIISGDGYILTNAHVVNDAEDITVKLTDKREFKAKVIGLDQRSDVALLKINATDLPKVEIGDSSKLKVGQWVVAIGSPFGFENSVTAGIVSAKGRELPDENYVPFIQTDVPINPGNSGGPLFNLQGQVVGINSQIWSRTGGYMGLSFAIPIDVAMEVGTQLREHGKVTRGRLGVGIQPLTAELAQSFGLSSPSGVLIASVEKGSAAERAGLQPGDVIQKYNGKTLGDPVDLSRVVAATHPGTRVQLQIWRKGTSRTLSAVIGEMPSETVAANGEQENPSANRLGLVLNNLNAEQKQELDVDHGLLVKDVSGLAAKAGIQPGDVILALNNNEVKDTAQFKKLLGEAGTDKTIALLVKRNDATIYIPIKIKEG, from the coding sequence ATGCTTGGGCGCGTAAACAAAACCAAGTTTCTTGTAATTTTTCTATTATCGCTTGCAGCGTGCACACAGCCGAATCAGGGGCAGACGCGGCAGGTGCCGCCGCAGGTTTCATCGTCTAGCGCGCCGGCCAGCGCCGCATCGCTCCCGGATTTCACTTCATTGGTGCAAAGAGAGGGTCCGGCGGTGGTCAATATCAGCACCACCCAAACCATACACGAGCAAATGGGATACGGCCCGATGTTCAATCTTCCAAAGGACGATCCGTTCTACCAGTTTTTCCACCGCTTTTTCCCGCCTACGGTTCCTGGCCCGCAGGAATACCAAGGCCATTCGCTGGGTTCGGGATTCATCATTAGCGGCGATGGCTATATTTTGACCAATGCGCACGTGGTGAACGATGCCGAGGATATAACAGTTAAATTAACCGACAAACGCGAGTTCAAGGCGAAGGTAATTGGACTTGACCAGCGCAGCGATGTTGCCCTGCTCAAAATTAACGCCACCGATTTACCGAAAGTTGAGATCGGCGATTCGTCCAAGCTCAAGGTCGGTCAGTGGGTTGTCGCAATCGGTTCGCCGTTCGGTTTTGAGAACAGCGTGACTGCCGGCATCGTAAGCGCCAAGGGCAGAGAGCTGCCCGATGAGAACTACGTGCCATTCATTCAAACCGATGTACCGATCAATCCGGGCAACTCCGGCGGACCCTTGTTTAATCTTCAAGGTCAAGTGGTCGGTATTAATTCGCAAATCTGGAGCCGTACGGGCGGCTATATGGGATTGTCATTTGCGATTCCCATCGATGTCGCTATGGAGGTGGGCACGCAGTTGCGCGAGCACGGCAAGGTGACCCGCGGCAGGCTGGGAGTGGGCATTCAGCCGCTCACTGCGGAGCTGGCTCAGTCATTCGGTTTGTCGAGTCCTTCCGGAGTGTTGATCGCTTCCGTGGAGAAGGGCAGTGCTGCGGAGCGGGCTGGGCTTCAGCCGGGTGACGTGATACAGAAGTACAATGGCAAGACGCTGGGGGATCCGGTTGACCTATCACGGGTGGTTGCCGCAACACACCCGGGAACGCGGGTGCAACTGCAGATTTGGCGTAAAGGAACTTCAAGGACATTGAGCGCAGTAATCGGCGAGATGCCTTCCGAAACGGTTGCCGCGAACGGCGAGCAAGAGAATCCGAGTGCGAACCGTCTTGGACTGGTGCTGAATAATCTTAATGCCGAGCAAAAACAGGAACTGGACGTAGACCACGGCTTATTGGTGAAGGATGTCTCCGGTCTCGCAGCCAAGGCCGGTATTCAGCCGGGGGATGTGATACTCGCGCTTAACAACAACGAAGTCAAAGATACCGCGCAATTCAAAAAGCTGCTCGGTGAAGCGGGTACAGACAAGACAATCGCGCTGTTGGTAAAACGCAACGACGCGACAATTTATATACCTATCAAAATCAAGGAAGGTTAA
- the mutY gene encoding A/G-specific adenine glycosylase: MSNFALRIITWQKRHGRHNLPWQDTRDPYRIWLSEIMLQQTQVATVSSYYLRFVARFPDIKCLARARLDDVLAVWSGLGYYARAVNLHRAARIIMEKHHGRFPRNYDSILELPGVGRSTAAAIGVFAYKQRRAILDGNVKRVLARCFGVVGYPGENSVQERLWRKTEALLPTKAIRTYTQGLMDLGAGVCLRRNPRCHACPLNCDCVAFKANKTNALPTPKPATALPRRQTVMLIMLHNGEVLLQKRPPAGVWASMWSFPEIAAEEEVRAACVARFAARVKRQKWLPVLKHGFSHFELDIRPVLLQVDGVRVQAAEPGQLWLSLEDAQRAAVPAPVRKLLLQAAAHA; the protein is encoded by the coding sequence GTGTCTAACTTCGCGCTTCGCATAATTACCTGGCAAAAACGCCACGGCCGCCATAATTTGCCCTGGCAAGACACCCGCGATCCCTATCGCATATGGCTTTCCGAAATCATGTTGCAACAGACCCAGGTCGCAACCGTCAGTTCATACTACTTGCGATTTGTTGCCCGTTTCCCCGACATAAAATGCTTGGCGCGCGCTCGTCTCGACGACGTTCTCGCTGTGTGGAGCGGTTTGGGCTATTACGCCCGCGCCGTAAACTTGCACCGCGCCGCGCGCATCATCATGGAAAAACACCACGGCCGCTTCCCGCGCAATTACGACAGTATTTTGGAGCTGCCCGGTGTCGGCCGCTCTACCGCTGCAGCGATCGGCGTTTTCGCCTATAAGCAAAGGCGTGCCATACTTGATGGCAACGTGAAAAGAGTCCTGGCACGTTGCTTCGGCGTCGTCGGTTACCCGGGCGAAAATAGCGTGCAAGAGAGACTGTGGCGCAAGACTGAAGCGCTACTCCCGACCAAAGCTATCCGGACTTACACACAGGGGTTGATGGATTTGGGCGCCGGCGTTTGCTTGAGACGCAATCCGCGGTGTCACGCGTGCCCGTTGAACTGCGACTGCGTCGCATTTAAAGCCAACAAGACAAACGCATTGCCAACGCCCAAACCCGCGACGGCGCTGCCGCGCAGGCAAACGGTGATGCTGATCATGTTGCATAACGGCGAGGTGTTGCTGCAAAAACGGCCGCCCGCGGGAGTCTGGGCAAGCATGTGGAGCTTTCCGGAAATTGCGGCCGAAGAGGAAGTTCGCGCCGCCTGCGTGGCGCGATTCGCGGCGCGTGTGAAACGCCAGAAGTGGTTGCCGGTGCTTAAGCACGGCTTCAGCCATTTTGAGCTTGATATCCGGCCGGTGCTGCTGCAGGTCGACGGCGTGAGAGTGCAAGCGGCGGAACCGGGACAGCTGTGGCTCAGTCTCGAAGACGCCCAGCGCGCAGCGGTTCCGGCGCCGGTGCGGAAACTTTTGTTGCAAGCCGCCGCGCATGCTTAA
- the trmB gene encoding tRNA (guanosine(46)-N7)-methyltransferase TrmB: MLCEPAASSEYTAMRTIRSFVLRQGRISKAQSRAYRELLPKYGVPYSEGALNLDRLFGRNAPKILEIGFGMGESSAVIAQANPQHDYLGIEVHTPGVGSLLNKIEAARITNFRVIQHDATEVVRNMIPPASLYGIHIFFPDPWPKRRHHKRRLIQPDLVALLCERLKTGGYLHLATDWKDYAEHILSVLGSEPQLANTARDYAQLPKYRPLTKFEQRGLRLGHPVWDIVFTKL, translated from the coding sequence ATGCTTTGCGAACCCGCTGCCTCAAGCGAATACACTGCTATGCGCACTATTCGCAGCTTTGTCCTTCGTCAGGGAAGAATTTCCAAAGCCCAGAGTCGCGCTTACCGCGAACTTCTTCCAAAATACGGTGTTCCCTATTCCGAAGGCGCTTTGAATCTGGACCGGCTGTTTGGTCGCAATGCGCCTAAAATTTTGGAAATTGGCTTCGGCATGGGCGAATCAAGCGCGGTTATCGCACAGGCTAATCCGCAACATGATTATTTGGGTATCGAAGTGCATACGCCGGGTGTGGGAAGTCTGCTAAACAAGATCGAAGCCGCACGCATAACCAATTTCCGCGTGATCCAGCACGATGCAACGGAGGTCGTACGAAACATGATTCCTCCGGCCTCGCTGTACGGCATTCACATTTTTTTTCCCGACCCCTGGCCCAAAAGACGCCATCACAAGCGGCGTCTAATCCAGCCTGATTTAGTAGCGTTGCTGTGCGAGCGGCTCAAAACCGGCGGTTATCTGCACCTCGCGACCGACTGGAAAGATTACGCTGAGCACATTTTATCGGTGTTGGGCAGTGAACCACAGTTAGCCAACACCGCACGGGATTACGCGCAACTCCCGAAATACCGTCCACTCACCAAATTTGAGCAGCGGGGATTGAGGCTCGGACACCCGGTCTGGGATATCGTATTCACAAAGCTGTAA
- a CDS encoding SDR family oxidoreductase, whose protein sequence is MKIVVIGGTGRIGTKVVKKLRDKGHEAVAASPSKGINSVTGEGLAKALVGAQVVVDVANAPSWEDKAVLEFFETSGCNLRAAEAAAGVGHHVALSVVGTDRLLANGYFRAKMAQENLIKASSIPYTIVRSTQFFEFVNGIAQSATEGQTVRLPAAMMQPIVSDDVADVLVDVALAKPLNSTIDLAGPEPIRMDELVRQFLSANGDARKVITDARALYYGINVNDQSLTPGKNPRLGTTRFGDWLSHSV, encoded by the coding sequence ATGAAAATCGTCGTCATCGGTGGCACTGGACGTATCGGAACTAAAGTCGTGAAAAAGCTTCGCGACAAGGGCCATGAGGCCGTGGCCGCTTCACCTTCGAAGGGAATCAACTCAGTCACCGGCGAGGGGCTTGCTAAGGCGCTCGTCGGCGCGCAGGTCGTCGTCGATGTCGCGAATGCGCCTTCGTGGGAGGACAAGGCCGTCCTGGAGTTCTTCGAAACGTCGGGATGCAACCTCCGGGCCGCGGAAGCAGCCGCCGGGGTCGGACATCATGTGGCGTTGTCCGTTGTCGGCACCGACCGCTTGCTCGCGAACGGTTACTTCCGGGCGAAGATGGCTCAGGAAAACCTGATCAAAGCGTCCTCGATCCCTTACACGATCGTTCGTTCCACTCAGTTCTTCGAGTTCGTGAACGGCATTGCCCAGTCGGCCACCGAAGGGCAGACCGTCCGGCTTCCAGCGGCCATGATGCAGCCCATCGTGTCGGACGATGTCGCCGACGTCTTGGTCGATGTGGCTCTTGCGAAGCCGTTGAACAGCACCATCGATCTGGCGGGTCCTGAACCGATCCGTATGGATGAGCTGGTCCGGCAATTCCTCAGCGCAAACGGGGACGCCCGAAAAGTGATCACCGACGCCCGCGCGCTCTACTACGGCATAAACGTGAACGATCAAAGCCTCACTCCGGGTAAAAACCCTCGACTTGGAACAACGCGCTTCGGCGACTGGCTCAGCCACAGCGTCTAA
- a CDS encoding AsmA family protein, translating to MNKVLKEILLSIAALVVVLIGVAAYIALTFDPNQYKPQIVQLVKDKTQRTLQLGDIKLSFFPSIGVKLGALSLSEYKSDKESIAVDTARVSLKLLPLLSRQVVVDEIALRGVRVNLIRFKDGATNMSDLLGVPATGGSPGGQAEPGKPEQLKFDIDHVSVENTTVNYLDEKTGAKYALHGLTLTTGRIANGVPFNVELGFNVQGNRPAFDLSTQIKTRLTFNLDNQQYLLQSLNLAVRGKAAGISDVAINASGNVNAKLQSKEFAADNFKLEATGVQQAKNLNVRLEAPRLRLLNEKFSGDKVTLVAKMTGTDSNVVASLAIPGPEGTPRAFKTGTVNLQLDAKQGERTMKAKLTTPVSGNVQAQQFNLPNIAGSFVLVAPDLPVKNLSGGLKGSAVADLEKQNVQVNLSGKVADSALKAKLGVVGFSKPAISFDLDIDKLDVDRYMPPKQATQQAEAKPAETKQQEKPLDFSALRKFNANGSLRIGDLKVANVKAEKVRADLKAVDGKLEINPLSANLYQGSADGNVGINARTTPAVLVRQNLKGINVGRLLKDATGYDMLEGKGSASLDVSTRGDTVEAMKRALDGKAALNLTDGAVKGINIGETIRVFKAKLGVLKGQQTQVADKTQKTDFTELKASFIIKRGVAHNDDLLMKSPLLRLTGAGDINIGTDSLNYLAKVSVVASGKGQGGAELASLKGVTIPVRISGPLKSPQYSLDFAGAVTAVVKRKAEQAVKKNLENELKGLFK from the coding sequence ATGAACAAAGTTCTCAAAGAAATATTGCTCTCCATCGCCGCCCTCGTCGTTGTGCTGATAGGTGTTGCCGCCTATATCGCCCTAACTTTTGACCCCAATCAATACAAGCCGCAAATCGTGCAGCTGGTAAAAGACAAGACACAACGTACGCTGCAATTAGGCGACATCAAATTAAGTTTCTTCCCTAGCATTGGGGTCAAGCTGGGTGCCCTGTCTTTAAGCGAGTACAAGAGCGATAAGGAATCCATCGCAGTAGACACCGCACGCGTCTCGCTCAAGCTTCTTCCTCTTCTCAGCAGGCAGGTGGTGGTGGACGAAATCGCACTTCGAGGCGTGCGTGTGAACCTGATTCGCTTTAAGGATGGCGCGACAAATATGAGTGATCTACTGGGCGTGCCGGCGACCGGCGGTTCCCCAGGCGGACAAGCAGAACCCGGGAAACCCGAGCAGCTCAAGTTCGATATCGATCATGTCAGCGTGGAGAACACCACTGTTAACTACTTGGACGAAAAGACCGGGGCAAAATACGCTTTACACGGTCTCACTCTAACGACCGGAAGAATCGCCAACGGTGTACCGTTTAATGTTGAACTGGGTTTCAACGTGCAGGGTAATCGGCCGGCATTTGACTTGTCCACCCAGATCAAGACGCGGCTGACATTTAATCTCGATAATCAGCAGTATTTGCTGCAGAGTCTGAATTTGGCGGTCAGGGGTAAGGCCGCGGGGATCAGTGATGTCGCAATTAATGCTTCCGGGAACGTCAACGCCAAGCTACAAAGCAAGGAATTTGCCGCCGACAATTTCAAACTAGAGGCGACCGGCGTGCAACAAGCGAAGAATCTGAATGTCCGACTCGAGGCGCCCCGCCTGCGCCTGCTGAATGAGAAATTTTCCGGCGATAAGGTTACGCTCGTCGCAAAAATGACCGGCACCGATTCCAATGTGGTCGCGAGCTTGGCTATTCCCGGACCGGAAGGCACGCCGCGGGCGTTCAAGACGGGTACAGTTAATTTGCAATTGGATGCCAAACAGGGCGAGCGGACGATGAAGGCCAAGCTCACCACCCCTGTATCCGGCAATGTTCAGGCGCAGCAGTTCAACCTTCCCAACATTGCGGGCAGCTTCGTTCTTGTTGCGCCCGATCTGCCGGTCAAAAATTTAAGCGGTGGACTCAAAGGTTCTGCCGTAGCGGATCTGGAAAAACAAAATGTCCAAGTCAATCTTTCCGGAAAAGTAGCGGACAGCGCCCTCAAGGCCAAGCTCGGTGTCGTGGGATTTTCCAAACCGGCGATCAGCTTTGACCTGGATATCGATAAGCTGGATGTGGATCGCTATATGCCGCCGAAACAGGCTACACAGCAGGCGGAAGCCAAGCCGGCCGAAACGAAACAGCAGGAAAAACCGCTCGATTTCTCCGCGCTGAGAAAATTTAACGCCAATGGCAGCCTGCGAATAGGCGACTTAAAGGTAGCCAACGTCAAGGCAGAAAAAGTCCGGGCAGATCTCAAAGCCGTTGACGGCAAGCTTGAAATTAATCCGCTCTCCGCCAATCTCTACCAGGGATCGGCTGACGGCAACGTTGGAATTAACGCGCGGACTACGCCCGCGGTATTAGTCCGGCAAAATCTCAAAGGCATTAACGTGGGCCGGTTACTCAAGGATGCAACCGGTTATGACATGCTCGAAGGCAAGGGAAGCGCGTCGCTTGATGTCAGCACCCGGGGCGACACGGTGGAGGCCATGAAAAGGGCACTGGACGGCAAGGCGGCGCTCAATCTCACTGACGGTGCTGTGAAAGGCATCAACATCGGCGAGACGATACGCGTCTTCAAGGCCAAACTGGGCGTGCTCAAGGGTCAGCAAACGCAGGTTGCGGACAAAACACAAAAGACTGATTTCACCGAGCTGAAAGCAAGCTTTATTATCAAGCGGGGCGTGGCGCATAATGACGACTTGTTAATGAAATCCCCACTATTGCGTCTGACGGGAGCCGGCGATATCAATATCGGCACAGACAGCCTAAACTACTTGGCCAAGGTGTCCGTGGTGGCGAGCGGCAAAGGTCAGGGCGGGGCGGAACTCGCTTCACTCAAGGGGGTGACCATTCCGGTGCGTATTTCAGGGCCGTTGAAATCCCCGCAATACAGTCTTGATTTTGCCGGAGCGGTTACTGCAGTTGTGAAACGGAAAGCCGAGCAGGCGGTTAAGAAAAATCTTGAGAACGAACTTAAGGGTCTTTTTAAATAA
- the thiS gene encoding sulfur carrier protein ThiS, with translation MPELFPQTPHFQDLKSLQNDPGVRELACFLFTYGVLPRDKMSFWYSILHSHKVIALSINGKRQQFDDRISIAQVLERLELKGKRLALERNGEIVPRSRFKQEMLCDGDKLEIVIAVGGG, from the coding sequence ATGCCAGAATTGTTCCCTCAAACGCCCCATTTTCAAGACCTAAAATCCTTGCAAAATGACCCCGGCGTGCGCGAGCTCGCCTGTTTTCTGTTTACCTATGGGGTATTGCCGCGTGATAAAATGAGTTTTTGGTATTCCATTTTGCATAGTCACAAGGTGATTGCACTTTCCATCAACGGCAAGCGGCAGCAGTTTGACGACCGCATAAGCATTGCTCAAGTGCTGGAGCGGCTGGAGCTCAAAGGAAAACGCCTCGCGCTGGAAAGAAACGGCGAAATCGTACCGCGCAGCCGTTTCAAGCAGGAAATGCTTTGTGATGGCGACAAGCTCGAAATTGTTATTGCAGTCGGTGGGGGCTAA